From one Candidatus Chlorobium masyuteum genomic stretch:
- a CDS encoding thiamine pyrophosphate-dependent enzyme — protein MKKELLLGAEAIALGALDGGISGVYAYPGTPSTEITEYIQKNSHQRKEPVRSAWSANEKTAYEAALGMSYAGKRSLVCMKHVGLNVAADAFINSAITGVNGGLVVAVADDPSMHSSQNEQDSRVYGKFAMLPVFEPASQQELYDATREAFDLSESIRLPVLLRLTTRLAHSRAGVEKREVRQQNRLNAIHAPERFVLMPHNARRQYNHLLGIQNKLEAYSEQSWLNRLIPGTGSTGVLAFGIAFNYVMEVRQAYGMEFPILKIGCYPMPRKAIEDLFSRCETVLVAEEGYPVYEELLRGYFGGKNIRGRLDGALPRAGELNADSVARALGIAPKELMPVPDIVANRPPALCKGCGHRDLYEALNTVMSTCSDRHVFSDIGCYTLGALPPFNSISTCVDMGASITMAKGAADAGLRPAVAVIGDSTFTHSGMTGLLDAVNNQAPITVIIADNDTTAMTGGQSSSATGSKLHAICRGIGVDEEHIRTIIPLKSQLEENIAILREEIAWDGVSVVLAYRECIEAAARKKRNRKGTP, from the coding sequence ATGAAAAAAGAACTCTTACTGGGCGCTGAAGCTATTGCTCTCGGTGCTCTTGACGGCGGAATATCCGGCGTCTACGCCTACCCCGGAACCCCTTCGACCGAAATCACCGAATACATCCAGAAGAACAGCCATCAAAGGAAGGAGCCGGTGCGCTCTGCCTGGTCTGCGAACGAAAAAACCGCCTATGAAGCGGCTCTCGGGATGTCCTATGCCGGCAAACGGAGTCTGGTCTGCATGAAGCACGTCGGCCTTAATGTTGCGGCGGATGCCTTTATCAACTCGGCCATTACCGGGGTCAATGGCGGACTCGTTGTTGCCGTAGCTGACGACCCGTCGATGCACTCCTCGCAAAACGAGCAGGACAGCCGGGTCTATGGAAAATTCGCCATGCTGCCGGTGTTTGAACCGGCTTCGCAGCAGGAGCTCTACGATGCCACACGAGAGGCTTTTGATCTTTCGGAGTCCATCAGACTCCCGGTACTGCTCCGGCTTACGACAAGGCTTGCGCATTCACGCGCAGGAGTCGAAAAGCGGGAGGTGCGCCAGCAGAACAGACTTAACGCCATCCATGCTCCTGAACGCTTTGTCCTGATGCCGCATAATGCCCGCCGTCAGTATAACCACCTGCTCGGCATACAGAACAAGCTTGAAGCCTATTCAGAGCAGTCATGGCTGAACCGCCTGATTCCCGGAACGGGCTCAACAGGCGTTCTTGCTTTCGGAATTGCTTTCAACTATGTCATGGAGGTTCGGCAGGCTTACGGGATGGAGTTCCCCATACTCAAAATCGGCTGCTATCCGATGCCGAGAAAAGCGATCGAGGATCTCTTCAGCCGCTGCGAAACAGTGCTTGTTGCCGAGGAGGGTTACCCGGTCTACGAAGAGCTGTTGAGAGGCTATTTCGGCGGAAAAAACATCAGGGGCCGTCTTGACGGAGCCCTTCCAAGAGCGGGAGAACTCAACGCTGACAGTGTAGCCAGAGCTCTCGGAATTGCTCCGAAAGAGCTCATGCCGGTGCCCGATATTGTTGCAAACCGCCCCCCGGCACTCTGCAAGGGGTGCGGGCACCGTGATCTTTATGAAGCACTCAACACGGTGATGAGCACCTGTAGTGATCGCCATGTATTTTCAGATATCGGTTGCTATACACTCGGAGCGCTCCCGCCTTTCAATTCGATCAGCACCTGTGTCGATATGGGCGCATCGATCACCATGGCCAAGGGTGCGGCAGACGCAGGGCTCCGACCGGCGGTAGCGGTAATCGGCGACTCCACCTTCACGCACTCCGGCATGACCGGACTGCTCGACGCGGTCAACAACCAGGCACCGATCACGGTTATCATCGCTGATAATGACACTACGGCCATGACCGGCGGCCAGAGCTCTTCAGCAACAGGCTCGAAGCTGCATGCAATCTGCCGGGGAATCGGCGTTGATGAAGAGCATATCAGAACCATTATTCCACTGAAATCCCAACTTGAAGAGAACATAGCCATCCTCAGGGAGGAGATTGCATGGGATGGCGTGTCGGTCGTGTTGGCATACAGGGAGTGTATTGAAGCTGCTGCCCGAAAAAAACGTAACCGGAAAGGAACGCCTTAA
- a CDS encoding indolepyruvate oxidoreductase subunit beta, protein MQINIILAGVGGQGILSIAAVIDHAALRGGLTFRQAEVHGMSQRGGAVQSHLRISDTEIYSDLIAGGTADLILSVEPLEALRYLPWLAPHGRVVTATEPLVNMAAYPAMDEILAELDRTNRPVLINAAELARQIGNTRVSNMVMLGAASPFIGIASEEIESSIERLFQAKGADIVAMNIRAFRKGEEVSQTQA, encoded by the coding sequence ATGCAGATCAACATCATTCTTGCCGGAGTCGGAGGTCAGGGAATACTGAGCATCGCTGCCGTAATCGATCACGCCGCACTTCGGGGCGGTCTCACTTTCCGGCAGGCTGAGGTGCACGGTATGAGCCAGCGAGGCGGTGCGGTGCAGTCACATCTCCGCATTTCCGATACGGAGATCTACTCCGATCTTATTGCCGGGGGCACTGCTGACCTGATCCTTTCGGTAGAGCCGCTTGAGGCGCTCCGCTACCTCCCCTGGCTTGCCCCGCACGGGCGGGTGGTAACGGCAACAGAACCCCTTGTCAATATGGCAGCCTATCCGGCTATGGATGAGATTCTCGCCGAGCTTGACCGGACTAACCGACCGGTGCTGATCAACGCCGCAGAGCTTGCCCGCCAGATAGGCAACACAAGAGTATCCAACATGGTCATGCTCGGAGCGGCATCACCGTTTATCGGCATTGCTTCAGAAGAGATAGAGAGCTCTATAGAGCGGCTCTTTCAGGCAAAAGGAGCTGATATTGTAGCCATGAATATCAGGGCATTCAGAAAAGGAGAGGAAGTATCACAAACTCAAGCATGA
- a CDS encoding phenylacetate--CoA ligase family protein: MIWNKQYECMEREALQKLQGERVKSMVKRVYDTVPFYRKKLQEEGIEPGDINTIDDLKKLPFTTKQDLRDNYPFGLFTLPQTDIVRLHASSGTTGKSTVVGYSHNDIQMWSEVVARSLTMAGVTNSDIIQIAYGYGLFTGGLGLHYGAEKVGASVIPISGGNTKKQLQLMEDFGSTVLACTPSYAAYLGEALAEEKIDRRNIKLKAGVFGAEPWTEGMRAQIEQLLGIKAYDIYGLSEIIGPGVSMECHCQKGMHVFEDHFIPEIINPDTGVVLPYGELGELVFTPATKEAMPLIRYRTRDLTRLHAEKCDCGRTLVRMEKCVGRSDDMLIIRGVNVFPSQVEAVLLEMSETKPHYLLVVDRENNLDTVEIQVEINEQFFSDEVKELEALRQRIRANISSTLGISATIRLVEHGTIERSMGKAQRVVDKRKLQ; encoded by the coding sequence ATGATCTGGAACAAGCAGTATGAGTGCATGGAGCGCGAAGCGCTTCAGAAACTTCAGGGAGAGCGGGTAAAATCAATGGTAAAACGGGTCTACGACACCGTCCCTTTCTACCGGAAAAAACTTCAGGAAGAGGGAATCGAACCCGGTGACATCAACACCATTGATGATCTGAAAAAACTCCCCTTTACCACCAAGCAGGACCTGCGCGACAACTACCCCTTCGGTCTTTTTACCCTGCCCCAGACCGACATCGTCCGGCTGCACGCATCAAGCGGTACTACCGGCAAATCCACCGTTGTCGGATACTCCCATAACGACATTCAGATGTGGAGTGAAGTGGTTGCCCGCTCACTCACCATGGCAGGCGTAACCAACTCCGACATCATCCAGATTGCCTATGGTTACGGGCTCTTTACCGGTGGACTCGGCCTGCATTACGGCGCAGAGAAGGTTGGAGCCTCGGTCATTCCGATCTCCGGCGGCAACACAAAAAAACAGCTTCAGCTCATGGAGGACTTCGGCTCTACGGTCCTCGCCTGTACGCCATCCTACGCCGCATACCTCGGCGAAGCCCTTGCTGAAGAGAAAATTGACCGCAGGAACATCAAGCTCAAAGCCGGAGTTTTCGGCGCCGAGCCATGGACCGAAGGGATGCGCGCACAAATCGAGCAGCTTCTCGGTATCAAGGCCTATGACATTTACGGGCTGAGTGAAATTATCGGCCCCGGCGTCTCGATGGAGTGCCACTGCCAGAAGGGCATGCATGTGTTTGAAGATCACTTCATTCCGGAAATCATCAATCCTGATACCGGCGTCGTACTCCCTTACGGAGAACTTGGTGAGCTGGTCTTTACCCCTGCAACCAAGGAGGCGATGCCGCTGATTCGCTACCGGACCCGCGACCTTACCCGGCTGCATGCCGAAAAATGCGACTGCGGCCGCACACTGGTTCGAATGGAAAAGTGCGTCGGACGCTCGGACGATATGCTTATCATCCGCGGTGTCAATGTCTTCCCGTCACAGGTAGAGGCGGTGCTGCTTGAAATGAGCGAAACCAAGCCACACTACCTGCTTGTTGTAGACCGTGAAAACAACCTCGACACGGTTGAGATTCAGGTGGAGATCAATGAGCAGTTCTTCTCCGATGAAGTGAAGGAGCTTGAAGCTCTCCGCCAGCGGATCAGGGCAAATATCTCAAGCACACTCGGCATCAGTGCAACCATCCGCCTGGTTGAACACGGCACAATCGAGCGAAGCATGGGCAAAGCGCAGCGGGTGGTTGACAAACGCAAACTTCAATAA
- a CDS encoding ACT domain-containing protein: MIIKQLSVFLENRTGRLTELTGILAENDINISAFSIADTADYGILRMIVGRPEPAAEILRKQGFAVKITDVIGMIIPHSPGSLHKALELLSSNNVAIDYMYAFASGECKATVVIRAESLQKIIDVLMEHKMELLQEGDVYQV; this comes from the coding sequence ATGATCATCAAACAACTGTCAGTCTTTCTTGAAAACAGGACCGGACGGCTGACCGAACTGACCGGCATCCTCGCAGAAAATGACATCAACATCTCGGCATTCAGTATTGCCGATACCGCCGACTATGGCATCCTTCGCATGATTGTCGGGCGTCCCGAACCGGCGGCCGAGATTCTCCGAAAACAGGGATTTGCCGTGAAAATCACCGATGTGATCGGCATGATCATCCCGCACAGTCCCGGCAGTCTGCACAAGGCGCTCGAGCTGCTGTCGAGCAACAACGTTGCCATTGACTATATGTACGCCTTTGCTTCAGGAGAGTGCAAGGCAACCGTGGTGATCAGGGCTGAATCACTCCAAAAAATTATCGATGTCCTGATGGAGCATAAGATGGAGTTGTTGCAGGAGGGGGATGTCTATCAGGTGTGA
- a CDS encoding aminotransferase-like domain-containing protein, translating into MPRFSKAVSSLRSSEIRDLMTLASRPDIISFAGGMPGNDLFPVREIEALFSKLSEKTKQSAFQYGPTPGLPTLLESLGGFLEKKGLPVKENRLLITTGSQQALNLLAKAFIDPGDPVLVENPCFIGALSAFRAHEAELKGLPVDRDGISIAALQEEIAHSVKPKFLYITPYFHNPAGLLYTQDRKKALVAALQGEEIPLIEDDAYGDLYFFEEDRLRLQPMKSINPGGIDICYTGSFSKILGPGLRLGWMLAPEEIYNKCELIKQSADACSPSFTQVIADTFIRSGQIDSYIASVRQEYKRRAAAMVAALREHLPDYVEWNKPRGGFYIWLTLPEGCDASRILQIAIEGGAVFVIGRTFDPEPSVVRNNTLRLSYCNNTPDQIAEGIPIIARAIRQICG; encoded by the coding sequence ATGCCAAGATTCTCCAAAGCTGTTTCATCACTCCGCTCTTCCGAGATCAGGGATCTTATGACGCTCGCTTCACGACCGGACATCATATCCTTTGCGGGGGGGATGCCCGGCAATGACCTCTTTCCCGTCAGGGAGATCGAAGCGCTCTTCTCAAAGCTCAGCGAAAAAACCAAGCAGTCCGCGTTTCAGTACGGCCCGACACCGGGGCTGCCAACGCTCCTTGAATCACTGGGAGGGTTTCTTGAAAAGAAGGGGTTGCCGGTAAAGGAGAACCGGCTGCTCATCACCACCGGCTCACAACAGGCCCTCAATCTGCTTGCCAAGGCATTTATAGATCCGGGGGATCCCGTGCTGGTTGAAAACCCCTGTTTTATCGGTGCACTGTCGGCATTCCGCGCCCATGAAGCAGAGCTCAAAGGGTTGCCGGTTGATCGCGATGGTATTTCGATAGCGGCGCTGCAAGAGGAAATCGCACACAGCGTAAAACCAAAATTCCTCTACATCACGCCATATTTCCACAACCCCGCAGGGCTGCTCTACACTCAGGATCGCAAGAAGGCGCTTGTTGCTGCACTCCAGGGAGAGGAGATTCCGCTCATTGAGGATGATGCATACGGCGATCTCTATTTTTTTGAAGAGGACCGTCTACGCCTCCAGCCGATGAAGTCGATCAATCCTGGCGGAATCGATATCTGCTACACCGGATCGTTCTCAAAAATTCTCGGGCCGGGACTTCGACTCGGCTGGATGCTCGCACCTGAAGAGATTTACAATAAATGTGAACTGATCAAGCAATCTGCCGATGCCTGTTCACCGAGCTTCACCCAGGTGATTGCCGACACCTTCATCCGTTCGGGACAGATCGACAGCTATATCGCCAGCGTCCGCCAGGAGTATAAGAGGAGGGCCGCCGCCATGGTTGCCGCTCTCCGGGAACACCTGCCCGACTATGTAGAGTGGAATAAGCCCAGAGGCGGATTCTATATCTGGCTTACCCTTCCGGAAGGGTGTGATGCCTCACGGATTTTGCAGATTGCCATTGAAGGCGGAGCGGTGTTCGTCATAGGCCGCACCTTTGACCCTGAGCCTTCGGTAGTGCGCAACAATACGCTGCGGCTCTCCTACTGTAACAACACCCCGGATCAGATTGCCGAAGGGATACCGATTATAGCCCGCGCCATCCGCCAGATCTGCGGGTAA
- a CDS encoding sigma-54-dependent Fis family transcriptional regulator, producing MSISASHEAHMLMQYISDAVGSIRDPQELFRTVTDKLRLVFEFDSAVIITFDKDRRYSSVFFEMLRFQLPDGVERKKRPIAGSWIEPHLGDVTVSVLNIVESLDCYPADFPVPQVLYDLGMRQVVLAPLRTGGKVIGFLCFVSKDDKQWQESEKGLLVTLSSPIAVAVSNALAYEELRKREAQTAMQLAVNNALLTIKDRNRMLLSVCEQIDKLMPCTFLGIRVMGEDGSFRVYDNFMHEHNSGFVAASSSELFGVVDSGQISRESFSLITTPGCYSGEGFLQLCSSYRILALVREKFGICSLLTVPLWDMPGSRAGLIISDTSRAFDEHDQAMVRLIVPQLSLALQNYLAFEEIDELRRKLEGERTCLIDEIKAEHNFEEIIGRSASLGSVLRRVSQVAPTDATVLIQGETGTGKELFARALHNLSSRKQRTLIKINCAALPATLIESELFGHEKGSFTGATERRIGKFELAEGGTIFLDEIGELPLELQAKLLRVLQERELERLGGRQIIKVDVRVLAATNRDLAKEVAEGRFREDLFFRLNVFPLVIPPLSERRDDIAMLAAHFAAKYSREFGKPLRLFKESDMKRLVEREWKGNIRELAHLIEQAVIVSDGASLDFSSILSPAPPVAGRPSGEAVKTMQDFELDIAVLERELILDALDRSNGRVSGVGGAAELLAMHPKTLYSRIDKLHISKRYQ from the coding sequence ATGAGTATCTCTGCATCCCATGAAGCGCATATGCTTATGCAGTATATAAGCGATGCCGTCGGTTCCATTCGAGATCCCCAGGAGCTGTTCCGAACGGTAACCGACAAGCTTCGTCTGGTCTTTGAGTTTGATTCCGCAGTTATTATAACCTTTGACAAGGATCGGCGATACAGCAGTGTTTTTTTTGAAATGCTGCGTTTTCAGCTTCCTGATGGTGTTGAGCGTAAAAAGCGGCCGATAGCCGGCTCCTGGATTGAGCCGCATCTGGGTGATGTGACGGTATCAGTTTTAAATATCGTAGAGTCGCTCGATTGTTATCCTGCGGATTTTCCGGTTCCCCAGGTACTCTATGATCTCGGTATGCGGCAGGTTGTTCTGGCCCCGTTGCGGACAGGGGGTAAGGTTATCGGTTTTCTCTGTTTTGTTTCAAAGGATGACAAACAGTGGCAGGAGAGTGAAAAGGGACTTCTTGTAACCCTCTCATCCCCTATTGCCGTTGCGGTCAGTAATGCACTTGCCTATGAAGAGCTCAGGAAGCGCGAAGCGCAGACCGCAATGCAGCTTGCCGTCAACAATGCCCTGCTTACCATCAAGGATCGCAACCGGATGCTGCTTTCGGTCTGTGAGCAGATCGACAAGCTCATGCCCTGCACCTTTCTCGGTATCCGGGTTATGGGTGAGGATGGCTCTTTTCGGGTATACGATAATTTCATGCATGAGCACAACAGCGGTTTTGTAGCGGCCTCTTCGAGTGAGCTGTTCGGGGTTGTTGATTCCGGACAGATTTCCCGGGAGAGTTTTTCGCTGATCACTACTCCCGGATGCTATAGCGGCGAAGGTTTTCTTCAGCTTTGTTCTTCATACCGTATACTGGCGCTTGTGCGGGAAAAATTCGGCATCTGTTCCCTGCTAACCGTGCCGCTCTGGGATATGCCGGGAAGCCGGGCCGGGTTGATTATTTCCGATACCTCCCGCGCTTTTGATGAGCATGATCAGGCGATGGTCCGGCTGATAGTTCCTCAGCTCTCCCTTGCTTTGCAGAACTATCTTGCGTTCGAGGAGATTGATGAGCTTCGCCGGAAACTTGAGGGGGAGCGGACATGCCTGATTGATGAGATCAAGGCGGAACATAATTTTGAAGAGATTATCGGCCGGAGTGCCTCTCTTGGTTCGGTACTCCGGAGGGTAAGCCAGGTTGCGCCGACAGATGCAACCGTGCTTATTCAAGGTGAAACAGGAACCGGCAAGGAGTTGTTTGCCCGGGCCCTTCATAATCTCTCCTCCCGAAAACAGCGCACACTGATCAAGATAAACTGTGCCGCTCTGCCGGCCACGCTCATTGAATCAGAGCTGTTCGGTCATGAAAAAGGGAGTTTTACCGGTGCTACAGAGCGGCGGATCGGGAAATTCGAACTGGCGGAGGGCGGGACGATTTTTCTTGATGAAATCGGGGAGCTTCCGCTTGAGTTGCAGGCCAAACTGCTTCGTGTGCTTCAGGAGCGAGAGCTTGAGCGGCTTGGAGGACGACAGATCATCAAGGTTGATGTACGTGTTCTTGCTGCCACCAACCGTGATCTTGCAAAAGAGGTTGCCGAGGGCCGGTTTCGCGAAGATCTCTTTTTCCGTCTCAATGTTTTTCCTCTCGTAATTCCGCCACTCAGTGAACGAAGGGATGATATTGCAATGCTTGCTGCCCATTTCGCCGCCAAATATTCAAGGGAGTTCGGCAAACCGCTTCGTCTGTTTAAAGAGAGTGATATGAAGCGTCTTGTTGAGCGGGAGTGGAAGGGCAATATCCGTGAACTGGCTCATCTCATTGAGCAGGCGGTTATCGTTTCTGACGGTGCCTCGCTGGATTTCTCCTCGATTTTATCTCCGGCGCCACCTGTCGCGGGGCGACCTTCCGGGGAAGCGGTTAAAACCATGCAGGATTTTGAACTCGATATTGCCGTGCTGGAGCGGGAACTGATACTTGACGCCCTTGATCGTTCAAATGGCAGGGTGAGCGGCGTCGGTGGCGCCGCCGAACTGCTCGCCATGCATCCGAAAACGCTCTATTCCCGGATCGATAAACTTCATATCAGCAAGCGGTATCAGTAG
- a CDS encoding TolC family protein, with protein sequence MKRILISVAAWTGVAMMLSMPCRSALGGESPEGVLTLEKTIGLVRENHPALKAAAEEITAADARVTKSRSTWFPQITASAGYTYIDPVSEMSFGGSAPIKFMPNNNYDAKVTARATIFDFGKRGNGVELALSGKRSAEHALEISRRELTWQSVQLFYGNLLLHESIRVEQKEIGALNKALDFSTKRYQAGSATRFDLLSTEVRIAAARSRALDLAHALRRNELALRRLTGIADNEPLTLNGSFSVTPSAARETGMVAQALQQRLEVKLSIENEKSASQKRSIAIKEGMPVITGSASYGRTNGYQPDIEAIRNNIAAGLHLEIPIFTGFRNSAERQEATALMHAATLRRLDTEQQVKNEVEEMLDGVQTSSKKLLTTDAQVNQAKLAAEHARARFENGMATTLDLLDTEASLSQAELARLQATYEYVMSSYALKRATGEVFW encoded by the coding sequence ATGAAGAGAATACTGATAAGCGTTGCCGCATGGACAGGCGTAGCAATGATGCTTTCAATGCCATGCCGGAGTGCTCTCGGAGGAGAATCCCCCGAAGGGGTACTGACACTTGAAAAAACAATCGGTCTTGTTCGTGAAAACCACCCGGCCCTGAAAGCCGCAGCCGAAGAGATCACTGCTGCCGATGCTCGGGTTACCAAAAGCAGAAGCACCTGGTTCCCTCAGATAACGGCAAGTGCAGGTTACACCTATATTGATCCGGTCTCGGAAATGAGTTTTGGCGGCAGCGCTCCGATCAAATTCATGCCCAACAACAACTACGACGCCAAAGTCACTGCAAGGGCCACAATATTTGATTTCGGAAAACGGGGAAACGGTGTCGAGCTTGCACTCTCAGGGAAAAGATCGGCCGAACACGCACTCGAAATTTCCCGCAGGGAGCTCACCTGGCAGAGTGTCCAGCTCTTTTACGGAAATCTTTTGCTGCACGAAAGCATAAGGGTAGAACAGAAGGAGATTGGGGCGCTGAACAAGGCTCTCGACTTCTCGACAAAACGATACCAGGCAGGATCAGCTACCCGGTTTGATCTCCTCTCCACCGAAGTGCGTATCGCTGCAGCCCGGAGCAGAGCTCTTGATCTGGCACATGCCCTGCGCCGGAACGAACTTGCCCTGCGGCGCCTGACGGGCATCGCTGATAACGAACCGTTAACCCTCAATGGCTCATTTTCCGTCACGCCATCCGCAGCAAGAGAAACCGGAATGGTAGCTCAGGCGTTACAGCAGCGGTTGGAGGTGAAACTTTCAATTGAAAATGAAAAGAGTGCAAGCCAAAAGCGATCCATCGCCATAAAAGAGGGGATGCCGGTCATTACCGGAAGTGCCTCCTATGGCAGAACCAATGGCTACCAGCCCGATATTGAGGCGATACGGAATAACATTGCCGCCGGGCTTCATCTGGAAATCCCCATCTTTACAGGCTTCCGTAACAGTGCTGAACGACAGGAGGCCACGGCGCTCATGCATGCCGCCACGTTGCGCAGGCTTGATACCGAGCAGCAGGTAAAAAACGAAGTCGAAGAGATGCTTGACGGAGTTCAGACCTCATCGAAAAAGCTCCTGACTACCGATGCCCAGGTAAATCAGGCGAAACTCGCTGCCGAACATGCCCGGGCACGATTCGAAAACGGTATGGCAACCACACTTGACCTTCTCGACACGGAAGCGTCACTTTCCCAGGCAGAACTTGCCCGGTTGCAGGCGACCTATGAATACGTCATGAGCAGCTATGCACTGAAACGAGCAACCGGGGAGGTTTTCTGGTAA